The proteins below come from a single Mycobacteriales bacterium genomic window:
- a CDS encoding TetR/AcrR family transcriptional regulator, whose protein sequence is MLNRSSRSSGGDAPGQQAPRPGRPLDHSRDEAILAAALELVGEVGYDQTSMDAIAARAGVSKATIYRRWDSKAPLVVEAVRSRHHDTPVLVDTGDVRSDLLAGVRAMTASICHEDVELMAGLLVAMRSDPELADLLREQMILGKQDASRAWTRRCIERGELPPDADGDLFHEVAPAMVFMRLLVSQQPCDEAFTVRIVDDVLLPLLTRSTGHTSPATTRTSE, encoded by the coding sequence ATGCTGAACAGATCGTCACGTTCGTCGGGCGGCGACGCCCCGGGCCAGCAGGCGCCCCGGCCCGGTCGTCCGCTGGACCATTCCCGGGACGAGGCGATCCTCGCTGCCGCACTCGAGCTGGTCGGCGAGGTCGGCTACGACCAGACGTCGATGGACGCCATCGCCGCCCGGGCCGGGGTCAGCAAGGCCACGATCTACCGGCGGTGGGACTCCAAGGCACCGCTGGTCGTGGAGGCGGTGCGGTCCCGCCACCACGACACCCCTGTCCTCGTCGACACCGGCGACGTCCGCTCCGATCTGCTGGCCGGTGTCCGGGCGATGACGGCGTCGATCTGCCACGAGGACGTCGAGCTCATGGCCGGCCTGCTGGTCGCCATGCGGTCCGATCCGGAGCTGGCCGACCTGCTCCGGGAACAGATGATTCTCGGCAAGCAGGACGCCTCCCGAGCCTGGACGAGGCGATGTATCGAACGCGGCGAGTTGCCGCCCGACGCCGACGGCGATCTCTTCCACGAGGTCGCGCCGGCAATGGTGTTCATGCGGCTCCTGGTCTCCCAGCAGCCGTGCGACGAGGCGTTCACCGTGCGCATCGTCGACGACGTGTTGCTCCCCCTGCTCACCCGGTCCACCGGACACACCTCACCTGCGACGACAAGGACCTCGGAATGA
- the lepA gene encoding translation elongation factor 4: protein MTSAAQTGSHTDPTVIRNFCIIAHIDHGKSTLADRMLDVTGIVEARNMRAQYLDRMDIERERGITIKAQNVRLPWRGHVLDLIDTPGHVDFTYEVSRSLAACEGAVLLVDAAQGIEAQTLANLYLALENDLHIIPVLNKIDLPAAQPDRYADELAHIIGCRPDEVLRVSAKTGEGVVELLDQIVRDVPAPTGDPDGPPRALIFDSIYDIYRGVITYVRVVDGHIDARQRVKMMATAETHELLEIGVISPEPKATTELSMGEVGYLITGVKDVRHSRVGDTVTDARSPAEHALGGYRDPKPMVYSGLYPLDGSDYPLLRDALDRLKLNDAALVYEPESSTALGFGYRCGFLGLLHLEIVRERLEREFDLELISTAPNVVYRVVLEDGTERVVTNPSDWPDGKIDTVYEPMVTSMLIAPSEYIGAIMELCQSRRGTLLGMDYLSESRVELRYTMPLGEIIFDFFDTLKSRTRGFASLDYEPGGEAPADLVKVDILLQGEPVDAFSAIVHRDKAYTYGVQMTQKLRELIPRQQFEVPIQAAIGSRVIARENIRAMRKDVLAKCYGGDITRKRKLLEKQKEGKKRMKVVGRVEVPQEAFIAALSTADSAAKR from the coding sequence GTGACCTCCGCTGCGCAGACCGGGTCGCACACCGACCCGACCGTCATCCGGAACTTCTGCATCATCGCCCACATCGACCACGGCAAGTCGACGTTGGCCGATCGGATGCTCGACGTGACCGGCATCGTCGAGGCCCGCAACATGCGGGCGCAGTACCTCGACCGGATGGACATCGAGCGTGAGCGCGGCATCACGATCAAGGCGCAGAACGTGCGCCTGCCCTGGCGCGGACACGTGCTCGACCTCATCGACACGCCCGGCCACGTCGACTTCACCTACGAGGTGTCCCGCTCGCTGGCCGCCTGCGAGGGCGCCGTACTGCTCGTCGACGCGGCGCAGGGGATCGAGGCCCAGACCCTCGCCAACCTCTACCTGGCGCTCGAGAACGACCTGCACATCATCCCGGTGCTGAACAAGATCGACCTGCCGGCGGCCCAGCCGGACCGTTACGCCGACGAGCTCGCGCACATCATCGGCTGTCGGCCCGACGAGGTGCTCCGGGTGAGCGCGAAGACGGGTGAGGGCGTCGTCGAACTCCTCGACCAGATCGTGCGGGACGTGCCGGCGCCGACCGGCGACCCGGACGGGCCGCCCCGCGCGCTGATCTTCGACTCGATCTACGACATCTACCGCGGTGTCATCACCTACGTCCGGGTGGTCGACGGGCACATCGATGCCCGCCAGCGGGTCAAGATGATGGCCACCGCCGAGACGCACGAGTTGCTCGAGATCGGCGTGATCTCCCCGGAGCCGAAGGCCACCACGGAACTGTCGATGGGGGAGGTCGGCTACCTGATCACCGGCGTGAAGGACGTCCGGCACTCGCGGGTCGGCGACACCGTCACCGACGCGCGCAGTCCGGCCGAACACGCGCTGGGCGGCTACCGCGACCCGAAGCCGATGGTCTACTCCGGGCTCTATCCGCTGGACGGCTCGGACTACCCGCTGCTGCGCGACGCGCTCGACCGGCTGAAGCTCAACGACGCCGCCCTGGTCTACGAGCCGGAGTCCTCGACCGCGCTCGGCTTCGGTTACCGCTGCGGCTTCCTCGGCCTGCTGCACCTGGAGATCGTGCGGGAGCGGCTGGAGCGCGAGTTCGACCTCGAACTGATCTCGACAGCGCCCAACGTCGTCTATCGGGTCGTCCTCGAAGACGGCACCGAACGGGTCGTGACCAACCCGAGCGACTGGCCGGACGGCAAGATCGACACGGTGTACGAGCCGATGGTCACGTCGATGCTGATCGCGCCTAGTGAATACATCGGGGCGATCATGGAGCTGTGCCAGTCGCGCCGCGGGACCCTGCTGGGGATGGACTATCTGTCCGAGTCCCGGGTGGAGCTGCGCTACACGATGCCGCTCGGCGAGATCATCTTCGATTTCTTCGACACCCTGAAGTCGCGCACCCGCGGGTTCGCGTCGCTGGACTACGAGCCGGGCGGCGAGGCCCCGGCCGACCTGGTCAAGGTCGACATCCTGCTGCAGGGTGAGCCGGTCGACGCGTTCAGCGCGATCGTGCACCGGGACAAGGCCTACACCTACGGCGTACAGATGACGCAGAAGCTGCGCGAGCTGATCCCGCGCCAACAGTTCGAGGTTCCCATCCAGGCGGCGATCGGATCGCGGGTGATCGCGCGGGAGAACATCCGCGCGATGCGCAAGGACGTGCTCGCGAAGTGCTACGGCGGCGACATCACCCGCAAGCGCAAGCTGCTGGAGAAGCAGAAGGAGGGCAAGAAGCGGATGAAGGTCGTCGGCCGGGTCGAGGTGCCGCAGGAGGCGTTCATCGCGGCACTGTCCACCGCTGACAGCGCGGCCAAGCGATGA
- a CDS encoding MFS transporter — protein MTNNIDAANAGGRHRSGAEPGSRRWLALAVIAVAQLMVVLDASIVTIALPSAQKALQISDVNRQWVVTAYTLAFGGLLLLGGRIADYVGRKRTFVIGLLGFAVASALGGIAQNAPMLYGARALQGAFAALLAPAALSLITVTFTDAKERARAFSVYGAIAGGGAAIGLILGGVLTEYASWRWCLLVNTPIAIATAIAAVAIVGESRAQGNTKYDIPGVVLGSGGLLALIYGFTEAAKVGVGWGAPLTVALLALSVVMLVGFVVVEARSAEPLLPLRIVLDRNRGGSFLASLLVGAGLFAMFLFLTYYFQINLGYSALKTGFAFLPFSLGIIFTAGLVSNILPRTGPKPLMVIGTAMATVGLLTFLGISDTSSWLTHVLPGEILMSVGLALVFVPLSSLALLGVGNHDAGAASAVLNTTQQVGGSLGTALLNTLYASAVTGYLVANVHAPSQLAAEKPLAFIHGYHVAFTAGAILLGLACVVIVVLVKAGKDETPTAMPVPEPEAEAVGSA, from the coding sequence ATGACCAACAACATCGATGCCGCTAACGCCGGCGGTCGACATCGCTCCGGCGCAGAGCCCGGCTCACGCCGCTGGCTCGCGCTCGCCGTCATCGCGGTGGCGCAGCTCATGGTGGTGCTCGACGCCTCGATCGTGACCATCGCGCTGCCGTCGGCACAGAAGGCCCTACAGATCTCCGACGTCAACCGGCAGTGGGTGGTCACGGCCTACACCCTCGCCTTCGGCGGGTTACTGCTGCTCGGCGGCCGGATCGCCGACTACGTCGGACGAAAGCGCACCTTCGTGATCGGGCTGCTCGGCTTCGCGGTCGCCTCCGCGCTCGGCGGCATCGCGCAGAACGCCCCCATGCTCTACGGCGCCCGCGCGCTGCAGGGTGCCTTCGCCGCGCTGCTCGCCCCCGCGGCCCTGTCCCTGATCACCGTGACCTTCACCGACGCCAAGGAGCGGGCCCGGGCGTTCAGCGTCTACGGCGCGATCGCCGGTGGTGGCGCCGCGATCGGCCTGATCCTCGGCGGCGTCCTCACCGAATACGCGTCGTGGCGGTGGTGCCTGCTGGTCAACACGCCGATCGCCATCGCGACCGCCATCGCGGCCGTCGCGATCGTCGGCGAGAGCCGGGCGCAGGGCAATACGAAGTACGACATCCCCGGCGTCGTGCTCGGCTCGGGAGGACTGCTCGCACTGATCTACGGGTTCACCGAGGCGGCCAAGGTCGGCGTCGGCTGGGGTGCCCCGCTGACCGTCGCGCTGCTGGCGCTCTCGGTCGTGATGCTGGTCGGATTCGTGGTGGTCGAGGCCCGCTCGGCCGAGCCGTTGCTGCCGTTGCGGATCGTGCTCGACCGCAACCGAGGCGGCTCGTTCCTCGCGTCGCTGCTCGTCGGGGCCGGGCTGTTCGCGATGTTCCTGTTCCTGACCTACTACTTCCAGATCAACCTGGGCTACAGCGCCCTGAAGACCGGGTTCGCGTTCCTGCCGTTCAGCCTCGGGATCATCTTCACCGCGGGGTTGGTGTCCAACATCCTGCCGCGCACCGGTCCGAAGCCGTTGATGGTGATCGGCACCGCCATGGCGACGGTGGGTCTGCTGACCTTCCTCGGCATCTCGGACACCTCGTCCTGGCTGACCCATGTGCTGCCCGGCGAGATCCTGATGTCGGTCGGCCTGGCGCTGGTCTTCGTCCCGCTGTCGAGCCTGGCGCTGCTCGGCGTCGGCAACCACGACGCGGGGGCCGCGAGTGCGGTGCTCAACACGACGCAACAGGTCGGTGGCTCCCTCGGCACGGCGCTGCTCAACACGCTCTACGCCAGCGCCGTGACGGGCTACCTGGTCGCCAACGTGCACGCGCCGTCGCAGCTCGCCGCGGAGAAGCCGCTGGCGTTCATCCACGGCTACCACGTGGCGTTCACGGCCGGGGCGATCCTGCTCGGGCTGGCCTGCGTCGTCATCGTCGTGCTGGTCAAGGCGGGGAAGGACGAGACGCCGACCGCCATGCCGGTGCCCGAGCCGGAGGCGGAGGCGGTGGGCAGCGCCTGA
- the rpsT gene encoding 30S ribosomal protein S20 has product MANIKSQIKRIKTNEKDRLRNKSVKSSLRTAVRRFHEAAAAGDADAARTAERRAAQMLDKAASKGVIHKNQAANRKSAIGKRAASL; this is encoded by the coding sequence GTGGCGAATATCAAGTCCCAGATCAAGCGCATCAAGACCAACGAGAAGGACCGGCTGCGCAACAAGTCGGTCAAGTCCTCGTTGCGGACCGCCGTACGCCGCTTCCACGAGGCCGCGGCGGCCGGCGACGCCGACGCCGCCCGGACCGCCGAGCGGCGGGCCGCCCAGATGCTCGACAAGGCCGCCAGCAAGGGCGTCATCCACAAGAACCAGGCGGCCAACCGCAAGTCCGCGATCGGCAAGCGGGCTGCCTCGCTGTAA
- a CDS encoding HAD-IA family hydrolase, translating to MRPLALFDLDDTLCDRADAFARWVRGFSAEHQVDDGGSAYLLDIDESGLRPRSQFFAMARERLGLTPTVAELTEAYTPAYVAGYRCDPAVRDALAGLRSAGWAVGIVTNGAPSQLDKITGTGLDRIVDGWAISEVEEVAKPNPEIFRRAARACGEQLGVDTWMVGDNPVADIGGAVLTGLRSVWIDLGRAWEQPAFKPDHTCDGPLAAIELIAAGGPSSGTRGV from the coding sequence ATGAGGCCGCTCGCCCTCTTCGATCTCGACGACACGCTGTGCGACCGGGCCGACGCGTTCGCCCGGTGGGTCCGCGGTTTCTCCGCCGAGCACCAGGTGGATGACGGGGGGTCGGCGTATCTGCTCGACATCGACGAGTCGGGCCTGCGACCGCGGTCGCAGTTCTTCGCCATGGCCAGGGAGCGGCTCGGGCTGACGCCGACGGTGGCCGAGCTCACCGAGGCCTACACGCCGGCCTACGTCGCCGGCTACCGCTGCGATCCGGCGGTGCGCGACGCGCTGGCCGGGCTGAGGTCGGCCGGGTGGGCGGTCGGGATCGTGACCAACGGCGCGCCGTCGCAGCTGGACAAGATCACCGGCACCGGGCTCGACCGGATCGTCGACGGCTGGGCCATCTCCGAGGTCGAGGAGGTCGCCAAACCCAATCCGGAGATCTTCCGCCGGGCCGCACGGGCCTGCGGCGAACAGCTCGGAGTCGACACCTGGATGGTCGGCGACAACCCGGTGGCCGACATCGGCGGCGCCGTCCTCACCGGCCTGCGTTCGGTGTGGATCGACCTCGGCCGGGCCTGGGAGCAGCCGGCCTTCAAACCCGACCACACCTGCGACGGGCCGCTGGCCGCGATCGAACTCATCGCGGCCGGCGGCCCGTCGTCAGGGACTCGCGGGGTCTGA